The Nesterenkonia xinjiangensis genome contains a region encoding:
- a CDS encoding lipoyl protein ligase domain-containing protein, whose translation MKRTRRRPRPVPELNLRRQTESLGVSADLEEAISLLQGTRDGSAVPLLRLYRPLPTVAFGQRDRRLPGFEAAAQACRRLGYEPLVRRAGGRAAAYHPGCLVVDHIEPDPDPIVESRDRFAAFGELLTDVLVSCGLDARLGEIPGEYCAGRESVHAVGGGETGAWSSDRRVKIIGTAQRVIATGWLFSSVIVVQGGPSVRRVLSEVYGHLNIPWDPLTAGAADELRPGLDVDAVEQAVLETYRRHWRLVPERHEAVTSG comes from the coding sequence GTGAAGAGAACTCGACGCCGGCCCCGCCCGGTCCCTGAGCTGAACCTGCGTCGGCAGACCGAGTCCCTGGGCGTCAGCGCAGATCTCGAAGAGGCCATCTCCCTGCTGCAAGGCACCCGTGACGGATCTGCAGTTCCGCTGCTGCGGCTCTATCGTCCGCTCCCCACGGTCGCCTTCGGCCAGCGCGACCGTCGACTGCCCGGTTTCGAGGCCGCGGCTCAGGCTTGCCGTCGGCTGGGGTACGAGCCGCTGGTGCGCCGGGCAGGGGGCCGTGCGGCGGCCTACCACCCAGGCTGCCTCGTGGTGGACCACATCGAACCTGACCCGGACCCGATCGTGGAGTCGCGAGACCGCTTTGCCGCCTTCGGAGAGCTGCTCACCGACGTGCTGGTCTCCTGCGGCCTGGACGCACGCCTGGGAGAGATCCCCGGTGAGTACTGCGCCGGCAGGGAATCCGTCCATGCTGTCGGAGGCGGTGAGACCGGGGCCTGGTCGTCCGACCGCCGGGTGAAGATCATCGGCACCGCCCAGCGCGTGATCGCCACCGGCTGGCTGTTCTCCTCGGTGATCGTCGTCCAGGGCGGCCCTTCTGTGCGTCGTGTCCTCAGCGAGGTGTACGGGCATCTGAACATCCCCTGGGATCCGCTGACCGCCGGCGCGGCCGACGAGCTGCGTCCTGGTCTGGACGTGGACGCAGTGGAGCAGGCCGTGCTGGAGACCTATAGGCGCCACTGGCGGCTCGTCCCCGAGAGGCACGAGGCCGTGACGTCGGGATGA
- a CDS encoding MBL fold metallo-hydrolase, translating into MTTTARIEHLITAGTFSLDGGTWEVENNVYLLGDDQEVLIIDPAHDAEAVAQQVGDRQVLGILLTHGHDDHIREVFEVQRKVGGRIHLNPADHVLWEQVHAHALPEVEISDGDVFTISDTRLTAIHTPGHSPGSTCFYAEDLPHTDGSRGSVLFSGDTLFQGGPGATGRSHSSFETIIESIRDQIFTKLPENTEVHPGHGDSTRIQAEKPHLQEWVDRGH; encoded by the coding sequence ATGACCACCACGGCACGCATCGAACATCTGATCACCGCAGGAACCTTCTCCCTGGACGGAGGAACCTGGGAGGTGGAGAACAACGTCTACCTCCTCGGCGATGACCAGGAAGTGCTCATCATCGACCCCGCCCACGACGCCGAGGCTGTGGCCCAGCAGGTCGGTGACCGCCAGGTCTTGGGCATCCTGCTCACCCATGGCCATGACGATCACATCCGTGAAGTCTTCGAGGTCCAGCGCAAGGTCGGGGGCCGCATCCATCTCAACCCCGCCGATCACGTGCTCTGGGAGCAGGTCCACGCCCATGCCCTGCCTGAGGTGGAGATCTCCGATGGCGATGTCTTCACCATCTCCGACACCCGCCTGACCGCCATCCACACCCCCGGACACTCCCCCGGCTCCACCTGCTTCTACGCCGAAGACCTCCCCCACACCGACGGCTCCCGCGGCTCGGTGCTCTTCTCCGGGGACACCCTCTTCCAAGGAGGCCCCGGAGCCACTGGTCGGTCCCACAGCAGCTTCGAGACGATCATCGAGTCCATCCGAGACCAGATCTTCACCAAGCTCCCCGAGAACACCGAGGTCCACCCCGGCCACGGAGACTCCACCCGGATCCAGGCCGAGAAGCCCCACCTCCAAGAATGGGTAGACCGCGGACACTGA
- a CDS encoding S-(hydroxymethyl)mycothiol dehydrogenase, which yields MPHTVNAVVVTAQDAPATLEKIIIPDPGPGEALVDILTCGVCQTDQHYQKGLIGQNYPYLLGHEATGRVTAIGEGVTSISPGDKVILNWRAVCADCRACRKGQPQYCFNTHNATQKMTLTDGTPLEPALGIGAFAEKTLVAAGQCTLIEDTKEEHDAAIGLLGCGVMAGIGAAINTGEVARGESVAVIGCGGVGTAAIAGARLAGATTIIAVDLDPRKLDKARQLGATHTVEAGSTDPVEAIRELTGGFGADVVIDAVARPETYTQAFYARDLAGRVVLVGVPDPSWSVELPMIDIFGRGGALKSSWYGDCLPSRDFPMLVDLYRQNRLDLDAFVTERIRLDQVQEAFTTMNHGDVLRSVVEIG from the coding sequence ATGCCTCATACCGTCAATGCTGTCGTCGTCACCGCCCAAGACGCCCCAGCCACCCTGGAGAAGATCATCATCCCCGACCCCGGCCCCGGAGAGGCCCTGGTGGACATCCTCACCTGCGGGGTCTGCCAAACCGATCAGCACTACCAAAAAGGCCTCATCGGCCAGAACTACCCCTACCTGCTAGGCCACGAAGCCACCGGCCGCGTCACCGCCATCGGCGAAGGAGTCACCTCGATCAGCCCCGGGGACAAAGTCATCCTGAACTGGCGCGCCGTCTGCGCAGACTGCCGCGCCTGCCGCAAAGGCCAGCCCCAATACTGCTTCAACACCCACAACGCCACCCAGAAAATGACCCTGACCGACGGCACCCCCCTAGAACCCGCCCTAGGCATCGGCGCCTTCGCCGAAAAGACCCTGGTCGCCGCCGGCCAATGCACCCTCATCGAAGACACCAAAGAAGAGCACGACGCCGCCATCGGACTCCTGGGCTGCGGGGTGATGGCCGGCATCGGGGCAGCGATCAACACCGGTGAGGTGGCCCGCGGAGAATCGGTGGCCGTGATCGGCTGCGGCGGAGTCGGCACCGCCGCCATCGCCGGAGCCCGCCTCGCCGGAGCCACCACCATCATCGCCGTAGACCTCGACCCCAGAAAACTCGACAAAGCCCGCCAACTCGGCGCCACCCACACTGTGGAGGCAGGCAGCACTGATCCGGTAGAAGCCATCCGCGAACTCACCGGCGGATTCGGCGCCGATGTCGTCATCGACGCCGTCGCCCGCCCCGAGACCTACACCCAAGCCTTCTACGCCCGCGACCTCGCCGGCCGCGTCGTACTCGTCGGTGTCCCAGACCCCTCCTGGAGCGTGGAACTGCCCATGATCGACATCTTCGGCCGCGGCGGAGCCCTGAAATCCTCCTGGTACGGCGACTGCCTGCCCAGCCGCGACTTCCCCATGCTGGTGGACCTCTACCGCCAGAATCGCCTAGACCTGGATGCCTTCGTCACCGAGCGCATCCGCCTGGACCAAGTCCAAGAAGCCTTCACCACCATGAACCACGGCGACGTCCTGCGCAGCGTCGTCGAAATCGGCTAA